A window of Nonomuraea angiospora genomic DNA:
GCGCGAGATCGGCTACCTCATCAAGATGGGCATCCGGACGATCTGCCTGATCCTGGCGGTCGTGGTGCCGGTGCCGTGGCCGTACCGGCTGCTGTTCATCGCCGCCGCAGTCTTTTTGCCATACATAGCCGTAATCGGGGCCAATGAGAGAGGGAAGGCTGCCCCTCCGCCTACCTTTGACACCCCTGAAGCTAACCAAACCGAGATACCGCTGCATCGACGCGAGATCGGGTCGTGACTAAGTCTTGACGCATCCCACGGGTTGTAGGTGTACGCTTTAGGCAAGCGCTCCGGTCCCCCGTCGGAGTGCTGGTGCCGGCGTTCCGGGCCCCCGTCGGAACGCCGATGACGCGACGCCGGGTGGTTTGCCCCCGTAACCACCCGGCGTCGCCCTTTCCCGGAAGTTTTTGATCAGTTGGCGACGCCGACCGCAGTCGGATAGGGCCGCTTTCCCGAAACCGTTTGCACTCCCTCCCGCCTCGTTATTCACAGGAAATCTTCAGGCGGGAGGGCGGCTTGACTTCAAGAGTTCGTTCGAGTGTCAGCTGTCTGTCAGCGTCTCGGTCGTGGCCTGTCCCCAGTTCTTCGCCAATGTGATCAGTTTCGCCACGGCGTCGTCGGGGGCGGTCCCGGCGCCCTGGGCAAGGCCGAGCAGATACGCCGTCAGGGGCGCGGCCGGTCTGGCCACGCCGTGGGCGACCTCCTTGGTGAGGTCGAGGATCAGGTCGCGGTCCACGTCGGCCGGGTCGATGCCCAGCTCCTTGCAGGCCAGCGCGGTCCATTCGTTGAGCACGTGCATACGAGCCTCCTCCAGGTCGTCCATTGTGTCGCAGTCGAACCACGGCCTACCCGGCAACGACAGCCGTACGGCCGTGAGGGGGCCTAGCAGGCCCTTGAGCGAGCGGCCCGAGTAGGCGGCGAGGGCGCCCTTGAGCCGCGCCGCCGGCCACACCCCGGCCAGCCACTGCTCCCGCCCGCCGTCATCCACCATCACCACCCCGCCGACCGGCCCCTCCTCGGGGGCCGCCCCCGCCACGTCATCGGGCACGGCGGGCATCGGGTGTGCGGGGCCGGTGCCGGGAGGTCGGGTCGTGGCGGCGTTCAGCAGGGACGTGACGTGGGAGGCGGTGATGAACGGCAGGTCGCCCGCGAGCAGGACCACCCACGGGGCGGTGACGCCGTTCAGTCCGGCCGCCAGGGCCGGGACGGGGCCGCTCCTCGGCGGGTCCTCGCGGACGAACACCACTGCGGGGATCGGGCGCTCGGGGCCGACGACGATGGTCGTACGGGCGTCCGCGACCGCCGTCACCACGTGCTCGACCAGGGGTCTGCCGCCCACGCTCAGGCCGGGTTTGTCCGCCCCGCCGAGCCGGCGCGCCTCTCCCCCGGCCAGGATCACCGCGTCGAAGACCGCCTGACCCGGGCTCTCGGCCGAGGGCGCCACGCCGTCAGCCGCCGATGGCGGACATGGGCCGGGCCGGCTGGAGGAAGGACGGGTCGTCGATGCCGTGGCCGGCGCGCTTGCGCGCCACGGCGGCGACCCAGCGTTCGGCGAGCTCCTCGTCGGAGGCCCCCTCGCGCATGCGCGTCTTCAGGTCGGACTCCTCCCTCGCGAAGAGGCAGTTGCGTACCTGGCCGTCGGCGGTGAGCCGGACCCGATCGCAGGACCCGCAGAACGGGCGCGTCACCGACCCGATCACCCCGACCCGGGCGGGCCCCCCATCCACGAGGAACCGCTCGGCCGGCGCGCTGCCGCGCTCCTCCAGGTCGTCCGCCGTGAGGTCGAACCCGCCCGACAACCGGTCGAGGATCTCGTCGGCGGTGACCATGCCCTCACGGGTCCAGCCGTGCTGGGCGTCGAGCGGCATCTGCTCGATGAAGCGCAGCTCGTAGCCCCGGTCGAGGCACCACCGCAGCAGCGGCACGGCCTCGTGGTCGTTGAGGTCGCGCATGAGCACCGCGTTGACCTTGACGGGACGCAGGCCCGCGTCGTCGGCGGCGGCGAGGCCGGCGATCACGTCGGCGTGCCTGTCACGGTGGGCCAGGCGCTTGAACGTGTCAGAGTCGAGCGTGTCGAGCGAGACGTTGACCCGGTCGAGCCCGGCCGCGGCCAGCGGCCCGGCCAGCCGGGCCAGCCCGATGCCGTTGGTGGTCAGCGAGATCTGCGGCTTGGGGGTCAGGGCGGCGGTGCGGGTGACGATGTCGACCAGCTCACGCCTGATGAGCGGCTCGCCGCCGGTGTAGCGGACTTCGGTGATGCCCAGGCGTTCGACGCCTATGGTCACGAGGCGGACGATCTCGTCGGCCGTGAGGAGCTGCGCGTTGGGGAGCCAGTCGAGACCTTCGGGGGGCATGCAGTACGTGCAGCGCAGGTTGCACTTGTCCGTGAGGGACACCCGCAGATCCGTCGCCACCCGTCCGAACGAGTCTCGCAACATGGGGCGTCACCTCCTGTTCGTTCGCCAGAGGGCCAGACTACGACGCCTTTCGGGCGACGTTCAAAATCACTCCTTCACCGCACGACAACACTTTGTGCCCTAGATCGATTCCGCTCAGGGGTTCATCCCGCCGCCTCGTGCCATGCCTCGCGGGCGTGCATCAGCTCGGCCAGGTGGTTTCTCGACCACTCGCAGCCGGCGTTCATGGGTTCGATGAGGCTGCGGCCGAGGTCGGTCAGCTCGTACTCGACGCGCGGCGGGATCTCGTCGTACGCGGTGCGGGTGAGGAAGCCGTCGCGTTCCATGGCGCGCAGGGACTCGGTGAGGACCTTCGGGGTGATGCCGCGCAGCGTGACCTGGAGTTCCTTGAAGCGGCGGGGGCCCGATTCCAGGCAGCGGATGAGCTTCGCGGTCCACTTGTCGCCGATGCGGATCGGCGCGACTACCGGAGGGCATCCGGTGAACATGTCCGGATCGAGTGGCTCGGCCATCCCGACATCGTAGGTAACTATCGTTGCGGAAAGCGATATCTCGCCCCTTACCGTCTCCGCTGAGTGGCCGGGGAGGCCGGCCCAGGCAGAAGGGGTGTGGTGAAGGTGAGCAGGATCGTGGTGTTCGGCGCCGGTGGGCGGGCCGGGGTGCGGGTGGTCGCGGAGGCGGTCGGGCGGGGGCACGAGGTGACGGCCGTCGTCCGGGATCCCGGGAGGTACGCGGGCGCTTGGGGGTCGTCCGGGGCGGGGTCATCCGGTGTGGGGTCATCCGGTGTGGGGTCGTCCGGGGCGGGGTCGTCCGGGGCGGGGTCGTCCGGGGCGGGGTCGTCCGGGGTGCGGGTGGTGGCCGGGGATGTCACCGACCTTGCGAGTGTGGCGGAGGTGGCGGCGGGGCACGACGCGGCCGTTCAGGTGGCGGCGCGGCTGGACGTGTCGTCGGAGGAGTTCTACACGGCGGCGGCCCGGGCGCTGGTCGGCGGGCTGGGGCGGGCCGGGGTGTCCCGGCTGGTGGCGGTCGGGATCGGGAGCCTGCTGGAGGTCTCGCCGGGGGTCCGGCTCGTGGACACGCCGGACTTCCCGGCCGAGGCGCGGGCGTTCTCGCTGGGGCATGCGGCGGAGCTGGAGGTGTTCGAGAAGTCGGGGCTCGACTGGGTGGTGCTCGCGCCGCCCCCGGTGCTCCTCGACGAGTCGGCGTCCCGGACCGGGCGGTATCGGATCGGGGGTGGGGCGGTGCCGGCGGTGGAGCCCGTGTTCTCGTTCGCCGATCTGGGGGTGGCGGTGGTGGACGAGGTCGAGCGGCCCCGGCACCACCGCGTCCAGGTCGCCGTGTCGTATTAGGGGTGGCCGGTTGCCGCGCTTCCGGAACGCCTTTGCCGCGCCGCCGGTTGCCGCGTTCCGGAAGCGCGGGTGGTAGGAGACGTCCTGGGAAAGCCCGGGCGATGGAGCACCGTGGGGCCGTGAGACGCGGGGCCGGTGGCACGTAGGACGCGCCCGGCGTGGGTGCGCCCGGCGTGGGTGCGCCCGGCGTGGGTGCGCCCGGCGTGGGTGCGCCCGGCGTGGGCTGCCGCCGCGCATAGGCCTGCGGAGCGTGGGCTGCCCGGGGCGCGGGGCGCGGTCGCGAAGCGCGAGGCGCGGTCGCGAAGCGCGAGGCGCGGTCGCGAAGCGCGAGGCGCGGTCGCGAAGCGCGAGGCGCGGTCGCGAAGCGCGAGGCGCGGTCGCGAAGCGCGAGGCGCGGTCGCGAAGCGCGAGGCGCGGTCGCGAAGCGCGAGGCGCGGTCGCGAAGCGCGAGGCGCGGTCGCGAAGCGCGAGGCGCGGTCGCCGAGCGCGGGGCGCGGTCGCGGAGCGGGCTGCGTGGGCTGCTCGGGTGGGGCTGCGCTGGATACGCGGAGGGCTGCGGTGGCTGTGGAGCATGCGGGACGCGAGGCCCACCGGGTATAGGGCGCCCTCGGCGTGCGGCGGTGCGGCGCGCTGGTCATGCGGCCT
This region includes:
- a CDS encoding NAD(P)-dependent oxidoreductase, with translation MSRIVVFGAGGRAGVRVVAEAVGRGHEVTAVVRDPGRYAGAWGSSGAGSSGVGSSGVGSSGAGSSGAGSSGAGSSGVRVVAGDVTDLASVAEVAAGHDAAVQVAARLDVSSEEFYTAAARALVGGLGRAGVSRLVAVGIGSLLEVSPGVRLVDTPDFPAEARAFSLGHAAELEVFEKSGLDWVVLAPPPVLLDESASRTGRYRIGGGAVPAVEPVFSFADLGVAVVDEVERPRHHRVQVAVSY
- the moaA gene encoding GTP 3',8-cyclase MoaA, which codes for MLRDSFGRVATDLRVSLTDKCNLRCTYCMPPEGLDWLPNAQLLTADEIVRLVTIGVERLGITEVRYTGGEPLIRRELVDIVTRTAALTPKPQISLTTNGIGLARLAGPLAAAGLDRVNVSLDTLDSDTFKRLAHRDRHADVIAGLAAADDAGLRPVKVNAVLMRDLNDHEAVPLLRWCLDRGYELRFIEQMPLDAQHGWTREGMVTADEILDRLSGGFDLTADDLEERGSAPAERFLVDGGPARVGVIGSVTRPFCGSCDRVRLTADGQVRNCLFAREESDLKTRMREGASDEELAERWVAAVARKRAGHGIDDPSFLQPARPMSAIGG
- a CDS encoding NTP transferase domain-containing protein; the encoded protein is MAPSAESPGQAVFDAVILAGGEARRLGGADKPGLSVGGRPLVEHVVTAVADARTTIVVGPERPIPAVVFVREDPPRSGPVPALAAGLNGVTAPWVVLLAGDLPFITASHVTSLLNAATTRPPGTGPAHPMPAVPDDVAGAAPEEGPVGGVVMVDDGGREQWLAGVWPAARLKGALAAYSGRSLKGLLGPLTAVRLSLPGRPWFDCDTMDDLEEARMHVLNEWTALACKELGIDPADVDRDLILDLTKEVAHGVARPAAPLTAYLLGLAQGAGTAPDDAVAKLITLAKNWGQATTETLTDS
- a CDS encoding winged helix-turn-helix transcriptional regulator, encoding MAEPLDPDMFTGCPPVVAPIRIGDKWTAKLIRCLESGPRRFKELQVTLRGITPKVLTESLRAMERDGFLTRTAYDEIPPRVEYELTDLGRSLIEPMNAGCEWSRNHLAELMHAREAWHEAAG
- a CDS encoding DUF3099 domain-containing protein gives rise to the protein MKGWRRRADVHQVTDAKPSLTDDIRKREIGYLIKMGIRTICLILAVVVPVPWPYRLLFIAAAVFLPYIAVIGANERGKAAPPPTFDTPEANQTEIPLHRREIGS